A stretch of Shinella zoogloeoides DNA encodes these proteins:
- a CDS encoding sugar ABC transporter ATP-binding protein, translating into MTDAKPLLEARQVFKGFFGNPVLKGVDIALLPGRVHALLGENGAGKSTLINLLSGALQPDSGAIVVDGKPVGRFSPAAARAAGIAVVQQELSLTADLSIAENIGLGAFPRRFGLIDYAALHRGVREVCDMVGLTEPLDMPVADLALGRRQMVEIAKALYRKPRVLILDEPTSSLSAHEAGILARLIETLRDRGTALLYISHRLNEVQALCSHVTVLKDGGVTADQSLSGIDGEGLVRLMVGRETGDLFPPRAVSSPGALRISVEGFSAGLVRDIGFSARAGEIVGIGGLVGQGQEDLLLGLYGAIPARAAKAEVSGKPGLPAHVGAANAAGLVYVPADRKHEGLVLPHSIASNLILPSLGRLARGGLRDRAAETNLIADLARRLTIKGDVARPVQALSGGNQQKVALAKWLPLDPSVLLLNDPTRGVDIETKREIYHMLRAFAAEGRLIVIVSSDTPELVHLSDRVVVLREGRVAAQLSGTAITEEAIVGAAMGVNTQGAAA; encoded by the coding sequence ATGACGGATGCAAAACCCCTGCTGGAAGCCCGGCAGGTGTTCAAGGGATTTTTTGGCAATCCGGTTCTCAAGGGCGTCGATATCGCCCTTCTTCCGGGCAGGGTTCACGCCCTGCTCGGAGAGAACGGTGCGGGAAAATCCACATTGATCAACCTTCTCTCCGGCGCCCTCCAGCCGGATAGCGGAGCCATCGTCGTCGACGGCAAGCCGGTCGGGCGCTTCAGCCCGGCCGCCGCCCGCGCGGCCGGCATCGCCGTGGTGCAGCAGGAGCTGAGCCTGACGGCCGACCTGTCGATCGCCGAGAATATCGGCCTCGGCGCCTTCCCGCGCCGCTTCGGCCTCATCGACTATGCCGCGCTTCACCGCGGCGTGCGGGAGGTCTGCGACATGGTGGGCCTCACCGAACCGCTCGACATGCCGGTCGCGGATCTCGCGCTCGGCCGCCGCCAGATGGTGGAGATCGCCAAGGCGCTCTACCGCAAGCCGCGCGTGCTCATCCTCGACGAGCCGACCTCCTCGCTCTCCGCCCATGAGGCCGGCATTCTCGCCCGCCTCATCGAGACGCTCAGGGATCGCGGCACCGCGCTTCTCTATATCTCCCACCGCCTCAACGAGGTGCAGGCGCTCTGCTCGCACGTCACGGTGCTGAAGGACGGCGGCGTGACCGCCGACCAGTCGCTTTCCGGCATCGACGGCGAGGGGCTGGTACGCCTGATGGTCGGGCGCGAGACGGGCGATCTCTTCCCGCCGCGCGCCGTTTCCAGCCCGGGCGCGCTGCGCATCAGCGTCGAAGGCTTTTCCGCCGGTCTCGTCCGTGACATCGGCTTTTCCGCGCGGGCCGGCGAGATCGTCGGCATCGGCGGACTGGTGGGGCAGGGCCAGGAAGACCTGCTGCTCGGCCTCTACGGCGCTATTCCGGCCCGGGCCGCGAAGGCGGAAGTTTCCGGCAAGCCCGGCCTTCCCGCCCATGTCGGCGCGGCCAATGCCGCCGGCCTCGTCTATGTGCCGGCGGACCGCAAGCACGAGGGGCTGGTTCTGCCCCATTCCATCGCCTCCAACCTCATCCTGCCCTCGCTCGGCCGGCTCGCGCGCGGCGGCCTGCGTGATCGGGCGGCGGAGACGAACCTGATCGCCGATCTCGCCCGCCGCCTCACCATCAAGGGCGATGTCGCCCGCCCGGTGCAGGCGCTCTCGGGCGGCAACCAGCAGAAGGTGGCGCTCGCCAAGTGGCTGCCGCTCGATCCGTCCGTGCTGCTGCTCAACGATCCGACGCGCGGCGTCGACATCGAGACCAAGCGCGAAATCTACCACATGCTGCGCGCCTTCGCCGCCGAAGGCCGGCTCATCGTCATCGTCAGCTCCGACACGCCGGAGCTCGTGCATCTCAGCGACCGCGTCGTGGTGCTGCGCGAAGGGCGCGTCGCCGCGCAATTGTCCGGCACGGCGATCACCGAAGAGGCCATCGTCGGCGCGGCCATGGGCGTCAACACACAAGGAGCGGCCGCATGA
- a CDS encoding ABC transporter substrate-binding protein yields the protein MKNSANRSSTTLRNRLLAGAAAAAALLAMSAGTASAAANCIKGDRKAPYTVGWANIYSVPTWMKQTEGTIAAEVEELKKAGLVKDLMITDAQGNAQTQIQHIQSMIDANVDAIVVIAGSSNALDRVISDACDKGIAVVNFDSLVNTDKVTAKINTDSNEWGAGAAKWLADQLGGKGKIIVMNGPAGISVSDDRRKGAQPVLEANPGLEIITETNTEYNAAPAQEAMTSLLFANPEIDGVLSLGGALSAGSVMAFDRQGREQVPITGENARQFLELWKEKGLKGWATMQPNWLGALSVYTAVQALEGKDVPAFIKVPLPVIDDSTIDGYLARADQFPADGYIYSDYDKALFDKLLAQ from the coding sequence ATGAAGAATTCTGCAAACCGCTCGTCCACCACGCTGCGCAACCGCCTTCTGGCCGGTGCCGCGGCTGCTGCGGCGCTTCTCGCCATGTCCGCCGGCACGGCGTCTGCCGCCGCAAACTGCATCAAGGGTGATCGCAAGGCGCCCTATACGGTCGGTTGGGCGAACATCTATTCCGTACCGACCTGGATGAAGCAGACCGAAGGCACCATCGCCGCCGAGGTCGAGGAGCTGAAGAAGGCCGGCCTCGTCAAGGACCTGATGATCACGGACGCGCAGGGCAACGCCCAGACGCAGATCCAGCACATCCAGTCGATGATCGACGCCAATGTCGACGCCATTGTCGTCATCGCCGGCTCGTCCAACGCGCTCGACCGCGTCATCTCGGATGCCTGCGACAAGGGCATCGCCGTCGTGAACTTCGACAGCCTCGTCAACACCGACAAGGTGACGGCGAAGATCAACACCGATTCCAATGAATGGGGCGCGGGCGCCGCCAAGTGGCTCGCCGACCAGCTCGGCGGCAAGGGCAAGATCATTGTCATGAACGGCCCGGCCGGCATTTCCGTCAGCGATGACCGCCGCAAGGGCGCCCAGCCGGTTCTCGAAGCCAATCCGGGTCTCGAAATCATCACCGAGACGAACACCGAATACAACGCCGCCCCGGCGCAGGAAGCCATGACCAGCCTCCTCTTCGCCAATCCGGAAATCGACGGCGTGCTTTCGCTCGGCGGCGCGCTTTCGGCCGGCTCCGTCATGGCCTTCGACCGCCAGGGCCGCGAGCAGGTTCCGATCACCGGCGAGAACGCCCGCCAGTTCCTGGAACTGTGGAAGGAAAAGGGCCTGAAGGGCTGGGCCACCATGCAGCCGAACTGGCTGGGCGCGCTCTCGGTCTACACGGCCGTCCAGGCGCTCGAAGGCAAGGACGTTCCGGCCTTCATCAAGGTGCCGCTGCCGGTCATCGACGACAGCACCATCGACGGCTACCTCGCCCGCGCCGATCAGTTCCCGGCCGACGGCTACATCTACTCGGATTACGACAAGGCGCTTTTCGACAAGCTGCTGGCCCAGTAA
- a CDS encoding ABC transporter permease: MSAVSSSGWLYGAIQRRRNRSLGGLYLVVAAFLILYAVLFPGILSVGGFSKFTQNWFPLALVTMAQALLMLNGGITLAIGPLVSLGAVIAATTMGTALGVPGGFLAVAVTGLAIGAVIGVIVAHLRLPAIIVTLAGSFIITGVALILLPRPGGFIPGWLSNTLAGHTPVAFLLFVVVLVLWKAFLATPLGLGIYAAGDNPVGAFRSGVPVERVKIVAFALSGLLAALAGLFVAAQTGSGDPVIGTPFTLNSIAAAVLGGVGFLGGKGTMRGAICGSLLLSVMINVMFFLGFPPVAQYVAQGLIIVGAVAVPELLAQWRARR, from the coding sequence ATGAGCGCTGTTTCATCCTCCGGCTGGCTCTACGGCGCCATCCAGCGCCGCCGTAACCGCAGCCTCGGCGGCCTCTATCTCGTCGTCGCCGCCTTCCTCATCCTCTATGCCGTGCTCTTCCCCGGCATTCTCTCGGTCGGCGGCTTCTCCAAGTTCACGCAGAACTGGTTCCCGCTCGCCCTCGTCACCATGGCGCAGGCGCTACTCATGCTGAACGGCGGCATCACGCTCGCCATCGGCCCGCTCGTCAGCCTCGGCGCGGTCATTGCCGCGACCACCATGGGCACGGCGCTCGGCGTGCCCGGCGGCTTCCTGGCCGTCGCCGTCACCGGGCTTGCCATCGGCGCCGTCATCGGCGTCATCGTCGCGCATCTGAGGCTCCCCGCCATCATCGTCACGCTTGCCGGTTCCTTCATCATCACCGGCGTCGCGCTGATCCTCCTGCCGCGCCCGGGCGGCTTCATTCCCGGCTGGCTGTCGAACACGCTCGCCGGCCACACGCCCGTCGCCTTCCTGCTGTTCGTCGTCGTCCTCGTGCTCTGGAAGGCGTTCCTTGCGACGCCCCTCGGTCTCGGCATCTATGCCGCCGGCGACAATCCCGTGGGCGCCTTCCGCTCCGGCGTGCCGGTCGAGCGGGTGAAGATCGTCGCCTTCGCGCTGTCTGGCCTGCTCGCCGCGCTTGCCGGTCTCTTCGTTGCAGCCCAGACGGGTTCTGGCGATCCGGTCATCGGCACGCCCTTCACGTTGAATTCCATCGCGGCGGCCGTGCTCGGCGGCGTCGGCTTCCTCGGCGGCAAGGGCACGATGCGCGGAGCGATCTGCGGCAGCCTGCTGCTCTCGGTCATGATCAACGTGATGTTCTTCCTCGGCTTTCCGCCGGTCGCGCAATATGTCGCGCAGGGGCTGATCATCGTCGGCGCCGTCGCCGTTCCGGAACTGCTCGCACAATGGAGGGCAAGGCGATGA
- a CDS encoding ABC transporter permease: MNAARSLFRNPPLLTFVLVALVWLVAGLTLRGFGAYGHLRYLLELAAVIGIAAAGQTLVILMGGIDLSVGAVITVTAILLPIISPAWDPTGLVGIALVLAIATGIGFLNGAGAAYLRVPPIIMTLAMATFLQGLLVIVAGGSAVTVSNPAVILLGQARPLGVPAGVLLWLAVSAVVLILIHRMPIGARFLAIGANPLAARLSGVSITRNTLVLYALSGFFAGLAGILVLGMNRQGYVGIGDPYLLTSIAAVVLGGTSILGGRGTYAGTIPGAILLVTTTALITVVNASPGWRSIMFGTLILALLLISGREARR, from the coding sequence ATGAATGCCGCTCGTTCCCTGTTCCGCAATCCCCCGCTCCTCACCTTCGTGCTCGTGGCGCTGGTCTGGCTCGTCGCCGGCCTCACGCTGCGCGGCTTCGGCGCCTACGGGCACCTGCGCTACCTGCTGGAGCTTGCCGCCGTCATCGGCATCGCCGCCGCCGGCCAGACGCTCGTCATCCTGATGGGCGGCATCGACCTCTCCGTCGGCGCGGTCATCACCGTCACGGCGATCCTCCTGCCGATCATCTCGCCGGCCTGGGATCCGACCGGCCTCGTCGGCATCGCCCTCGTGCTTGCCATCGCCACCGGCATCGGCTTCCTCAACGGCGCGGGCGCCGCTTACCTTCGCGTGCCGCCGATCATCATGACGCTTGCCATGGCGACGTTCCTGCAGGGCCTGCTCGTCATCGTCGCCGGCGGCAGCGCCGTCACGGTCAGCAACCCGGCCGTCATCCTGCTCGGGCAGGCGCGCCCGCTCGGCGTTCCCGCCGGCGTCCTCCTCTGGCTCGCCGTCTCGGCCGTGGTGCTCATCCTGATCCACCGCATGCCCATCGGCGCGCGGTTCCTCGCCATCGGGGCCAATCCGCTCGCCGCGCGCCTCTCGGGCGTCAGCATCACGCGCAACACGCTGGTCCTCTATGCGCTCTCGGGCTTCTTCGCGGGCCTTGCCGGCATTCTCGTGCTCGGCATGAACCGGCAGGGTTATGTCGGCATCGGCGATCCCTATCTCCTGACGTCGATCGCCGCCGTGGTGCTTGGCGGCACGTCCATCCTCGGCGGGCGCGGCACCTATGCCGGCACCATTCCGGGCGCGATCCTGCTCGTCACCACGACGGCGCTGATCACGGTGGTCAATGCCTCGCCCGGCTGGCGCTCCATCATGTTCGGCACGCTGATCCTGGCGCTCCTGCTCATTTCCGGCCGAGAGGCCCGGCGATGA